From a single Sparus aurata chromosome 13, fSpaAur1.1, whole genome shotgun sequence genomic region:
- the LOC115594493 gene encoding transmembrane protein 120A-like isoform X1 yields MLFSPTGLSECLREWEDLEKNHQQIQDTHRLYKHKLEEVTKLQDSCSSAIARQRKRLKELTVSLKQCKENHPTPKLSPEDVDAIAEIKDSMKDRANAFSEMEAFLPKKNGLYLTLVLGNVNVTLLNKQSKFAYKDEYEKFKLVLTVILFVFSFTCRFLFSYRALDALFNFLLVWYYCTLTIRESILISNGSRIKGWWVFHHYVSTFLSGVMLTWPEGALYQMFRNQFLTYCLYQIGFVQFLQYYYQSGCLYRLRALGERHTMDLTVEGFQSWMWRGLTFLLPFLFFGHFWQLYNGITLFKMFQLPECKEWQVVMCGCSYMVLFMGNFSTTLGVVYQKYMNNQDKPKSL; encoded by the exons ATGTTGTTCAGTCCAACGGGTTTAAGTGAATGTTTACGCGAATGGGAGGATTTAGAGAAGAACCACCAACAAATTCAG gacACCCATCGTCTATACAAGCATAAACTTGAGGAAGTGACCAAACTGCAGGACAGCTGCTCCAGTGCTATAGCACGCCAGAGGAAGAGACTGAAAGAGCTCACTGTGTCACTGAAACA ATGCAAAGAAAATCATCCAACACCCAAATTAAGTCCAGAGGACGTGGATGCCATCGCTGAAATCAAGGACTCCATGAAAGACAGAGCAAATGCTTTCTCTGAGATGGAAGCTTTTCTGCCAAAGAAAAACGG GTTATACCTCACTCTTGTTTTGGGAAACGTCAATGTAACACTCCTCAACAAACAGTCAAA GTTTGCCTACAAAGATGAATACGAGAAGTTCAAGCTGGTCCTCACGGTTATCCTCTTCGTGTTCTCCTTCACATGCCGTTTTTTATTCAGCTACCG AGCTCTAGATGCCCTGTTTAACTTCCTGCTGGTTTGGTATTACTGCACTCTCACCATCCGGGAGAGTATTCTCATCAGCAACGGCTCAAG GATCAAAGGTTGGTGGGTTTTCCATCACTATGTGTCAACCTTCCTGTCTGGAGTCATGCTCACTTG GCCTGAAGGTGCTCTCTACCAGATGTTTAGGAACCAGTTCCTGACCTACTGTCTTTACCAAA TAGGCTTTGTCCAGTTCCTCCAGTACTACTACCAGAGCGGCTGTTTGTACAGACTCAGAGCACTGGGAGAAAGACACACCATGGACCTAACAGTCG AGGGTTTTCAGTCCTGGATGTGGAGAGGCTTgaccttcctccttcctttcttgTTCTTTGGTCAT TTCTGGCAGCTCTACAACGGCATAACACTCTTCAAGATGTTTCAGCTCCCAGAGTGTAAAGAGTGGCAG GTTGTGATGTGCGGCTGCTCTTACATGGTCCTCTTCATGGGAAACTTCTCGACCACCCTGGGAGTGGTTTACCAGAAATACATGAACAACCAGGATAAGCCCAAGAGTTTATAA
- the LOC115594493 gene encoding transmembrane protein 120A-like isoform X2 yields MLFSPTGLSECLREWEDLEKNHQQIQDTHRLYKHKLEEVTKLQDSCSSAIARQRKRLKELTVSLKQCKENHPTPKLSPEDVDAIAEIKDSMKDRANAFSEMEAFLPKKNGLYLTLVLGNVNVTLLNKQSKFAYKDEYEKFKLVLTVILFVFSFTCRFLFSYRALDALFNFLLVWYYCTLTIRESILISNGSRIKGWWVFHHYVSTFLSGVMLTWPEGALYQMFRNQFLTYCLYQSFVQFLQYYYQSGCLYRLRALGERHTMDLTVEGFQSWMWRGLTFLLPFLFFGHFWQLYNGITLFKMFQLPECKEWQVVMCGCSYMVLFMGNFSTTLGVVYQKYMNNQDKPKSL; encoded by the exons ATGTTGTTCAGTCCAACGGGTTTAAGTGAATGTTTACGCGAATGGGAGGATTTAGAGAAGAACCACCAACAAATTCAG gacACCCATCGTCTATACAAGCATAAACTTGAGGAAGTGACCAAACTGCAGGACAGCTGCTCCAGTGCTATAGCACGCCAGAGGAAGAGACTGAAAGAGCTCACTGTGTCACTGAAACA ATGCAAAGAAAATCATCCAACACCCAAATTAAGTCCAGAGGACGTGGATGCCATCGCTGAAATCAAGGACTCCATGAAAGACAGAGCAAATGCTTTCTCTGAGATGGAAGCTTTTCTGCCAAAGAAAAACGG GTTATACCTCACTCTTGTTTTGGGAAACGTCAATGTAACACTCCTCAACAAACAGTCAAA GTTTGCCTACAAAGATGAATACGAGAAGTTCAAGCTGGTCCTCACGGTTATCCTCTTCGTGTTCTCCTTCACATGCCGTTTTTTATTCAGCTACCG AGCTCTAGATGCCCTGTTTAACTTCCTGCTGGTTTGGTATTACTGCACTCTCACCATCCGGGAGAGTATTCTCATCAGCAACGGCTCAAG GATCAAAGGTTGGTGGGTTTTCCATCACTATGTGTCAACCTTCCTGTCTGGAGTCATGCTCACTTG GCCTGAAGGTGCTCTCTACCAGATGTTTAGGAACCAGTTCCTGACCTACTGTCTTTACCAAA GCTTTGTCCAGTTCCTCCAGTACTACTACCAGAGCGGCTGTTTGTACAGACTCAGAGCACTGGGAGAAAGACACACCATGGACCTAACAGTCG AGGGTTTTCAGTCCTGGATGTGGAGAGGCTTgaccttcctccttcctttcttgTTCTTTGGTCAT TTCTGGCAGCTCTACAACGGCATAACACTCTTCAAGATGTTTCAGCTCCCAGAGTGTAAAGAGTGGCAG GTTGTGATGTGCGGCTGCTCTTACATGGTCCTCTTCATGGGAAACTTCTCGACCACCCTGGGAGTGGTTTACCAGAAATACATGAACAACCAGGATAAGCCCAAGAGTTTATAA